The sequence CCTCGGCATCCCGCTCCTCGACCTGCCCGCGGCCGTGGTCTCCCCCGCTCCGGGCCGGACCGAGTTCGTCCTGAACGTGCTGCGCGGGCCCCGCCTCGTCACCGCCCTCGGGGTCGGTGCAGCTCTGGGAGTCGCCGGCGCCCTCTTCCAGACCGTGACCCGCAACCCGCTCGGCAGCCCCGACGTCATCGGTCTCGGCTCCGGCGCGAGCGCGGGAGCCGCGTTCTTCGGCCTGCTCGTGCCGGGCGTCCTGCCGACCCCGCTCGGAGCCCTGGTCGGCGCGGGTGCCGCGATGGCGCTGGTCTGGCTGGGCACGGGCCGCGGCTTCTCCTCGCCGTCGCGGATGATCCTCGTCGGGATCGGCGTCTCGGCGATGGCCGTCGCGTTCGTGCAGTTCGTGGTCACCCGGGTGAACCAGCAGGAGGCGACCGTGCTGTCCTCCTACATCAACGGCACGCTCGCCGACCGGTCGTGGTCCGACAGCCTGACGATCTGGATCCCCGTCGTGGTCCTGATCCCCTGCGCACTCGCGCTCGAGCGGCGCCTGGCCCTGGTCGAGATGGGCGACGAGCTGGCCGAGTCGCTGGGCGCGCGCGTCTTGGTGACCCGGACCCTCGTCATCCTGGTCGCCATCGGGCTCGGCGCCGCCTCGGTGGCAGCCGCGGGGCCGATCGCCTTCGTGTCTCTGACTGCGCCGCAGAT is a genomic window of Frondihabitans peucedani containing:
- a CDS encoding FecCD family ABC transporter permease — protein: MTARVAAPPTGSRPEAAALPRQNPAIVLRAGTWLSLPLRRRSVVVGGLLALAVLALSVGTLTLGTLGIPLLDLPAAVVSPAPGRTEFVLNVLRGPRLVTALGVGAALGVAGALFQTVTRNPLGSPDVIGLGSGASAGAAFFGLLVPGVLPTPLGALVGAGAAMALVWLGTGRGFSSPSRMILVGIGVSAMAVAFVQFVVTRVNQQEATVLSSYINGTLADRSWSDSLTIWIPVVVLIPCALALERRLALVEMGDELAESLGARVLVTRTLVILVAIGLGAASVAAAGPIAFVSLTAPQIARRLARAPGAGMLLSALLGAALLVFADLLVQQSPFGAQLPVGLLTAVVGGVYLGYLLVTEWKKGTL